One region of Candidatus Poribacteria bacterium genomic DNA includes:
- the nusG gene encoding transcription termination/antitermination protein NusG, whose translation MNQNMDGYWYVVQIYTGHEKKVKLNLDNMIAREELQDEILQVNVPETEVVEVKDSQRKVSVRPSYPGYVLVNTTHELGPHVDSPIGQRSWSLIQETPGVMNFLGPTSHPSPLSPADVEAMLQMSTEEEEAPPVPAMEYEIGDKVKVINGPFSGFPGEIEEIDMEHQRLRLSISLFGRSTSVDLGLLEVEEIN comes from the coding sequence GTGAATCAGAATATGGATGGATACTGGTACGTTGTTCAGATATACACCGGACATGAGAAGAAGGTTAAACTTAACCTCGACAACATGATTGCGAGGGAAGAGTTACAGGACGAAATTTTGCAGGTTAATGTCCCAGAAACCGAAGTGGTGGAGGTTAAAGATAGCCAGCGAAAAGTTAGCGTTCGACCCTCTTACCCGGGCTACGTTCTTGTCAATACCACCCACGAACTCGGTCCACATGTTGATAGTCCGATTGGACAGAGAAGTTGGTCGCTCATACAGGAAACACCGGGAGTCATGAACTTCTTGGGTCCCACTTCACATCCATCACCTCTGAGTCCTGCTGATGTTGAAGCAATGCTCCAGATGTCGACTGAGGAAGAGGAAGCTCCACCGGTACCGGCAATGGAATACGAGATCGGTGACAAAGTCAAGGTGATAAACGGTCCGTTTAGCGGATTCCCTGGCGAAATTGAGGAAATTGACATGGAACACCAACGATTACGCCTCAGTATTTCGCTTTTTGGGCGCTCTACCTCTGTTGATTTGGGCTTACTTGAAGTCGAGGAGATCAACTAA
- the secE gene encoding preprotein translocase subunit SecE, which translates to MIARFKNYIQGITQEWQRVSKPDAKEVQGSTITVIVASALLGLFIGIVDGNPAFPRWGNPLGWVFLVILPIAVFFIVRSWENQPQSRGKELTADGQTNWKILATAIACIPIIAVLVSQYVLNNPLEGFGMAFLRALFIR; encoded by the coding sequence ATGATAGCTCGTTTCAAAAACTATATTCAGGGAATTACTCAGGAATGGCAGCGGGTGTCTAAACCGGACGCGAAAGAGGTCCAAGGGAGTACGATTACCGTCATTGTTGCTTCCGCACTGTTAGGTCTTTTCATCGGGATAGTCGATGGTAACCCCGCTTTTCCAAGATGGGGGAACCCCTTAGGTTGGGTTTTTCTGGTAATTCTCCCGATTGCTGTTTTTTTTATTGTAAGAAGTTGGGAAAACCAACCGCAAAGTAGAGGAAAAGAACTGACTGCCGATGGTCAGACGAATTGGAAAATATTAGCGACAGCAATAGCTTGTATTCCCATAATTGCCGTACTTGTAAGTCAGTACGTCTTGAATAATCCACTTGAAGGTTTCGGTATGGCTTTTCTGAGAGCTCTTTTTATACGTTAA
- a CDS encoding glycosyltransferase: MRVLVLSHSYIMKPYRRKFALIAERPAVTLRVVTPARWYESFQDIVFEPESDTPCEEFPCPIRFSGYGSRFYYRRGVKSHFKDFQPDIIHLEEEAWSLNALQTVWLKRKYCPNSRFIFRTSLSIPSKQRFGVLPVWIERRVFRETDRAFPLSINAGKILTDRGYTGKQTPFPNGVDVRHFYKMDVRELRNSLRLGDCFVIGYVGRLLQMKGIDTLLKAVAHLVNHDATRAYRLLIVGQGEDKPGFQKTAETLGIAEQIVWIDAVPPEEVAAYINCMDTLVLPSRTTAGWVEFFGRVLIEGMACEVPVIGSDSGEIPHVIDGAGLVFPEGDADALVERIHRIANDVGLQDDLVERGLTRIKDFTWETIAEKTYQVYQELLEDPS, from the coding sequence GTGCGTGTTTTAGTCCTTTCTCATTCCTATATCATGAAACCGTATCGACGAAAGTTCGCACTCATCGCGGAACGTCCGGCTGTTACGCTGCGCGTTGTGACACCTGCACGTTGGTATGAAAGTTTCCAAGATATTGTCTTTGAACCGGAATCAGACACGCCGTGTGAGGAATTTCCGTGTCCAATCCGATTCTCAGGGTACGGTAGCCGTTTCTACTATCGCCGAGGTGTAAAGTCCCACTTCAAGGATTTCCAGCCGGATATTATTCACTTAGAAGAAGAGGCGTGGAGCCTCAACGCGTTACAGACCGTTTGGCTGAAACGAAAGTATTGTCCGAACAGTCGTTTTATTTTTCGCACGTCACTTAGCATACCAAGCAAACAGCGGTTTGGGGTTTTACCCGTCTGGATCGAACGCAGGGTCTTTCGAGAAACAGACAGAGCCTTTCCACTCAGTATCAATGCCGGCAAGATTCTAACTGATCGAGGATACACTGGAAAACAGACACCCTTCCCAAATGGCGTTGACGTGCGCCATTTCTATAAGATGGATGTCCGTGAGTTGCGGAATTCATTGCGACTCGGCGACTGCTTCGTCATCGGTTATGTCGGTAGATTGCTCCAGATGAAGGGAATAGACACACTCCTTAAGGCTGTAGCACACCTCGTAAACCACGACGCAACCCGCGCATATAGACTCTTAATCGTCGGCCAAGGTGAAGATAAACCGGGTTTTCAAAAAACTGCTGAAACCCTCGGAATTGCTGAACAGATTGTGTGGATAGATGCGGTGCCGCCTGAAGAGGTAGCCGCCTATATCAATTGTATGGACACACTCGTCCTGCCATCCCGAACGACAGCAGGATGGGTTGAATTCTTTGGCAGAGTGCTTATCGAGGGAATGGCGTGCGAAGTACCTGTTATCGGTTCGGATTCTGGTGAAATTCCACATGTAATTGATGGTGCGGGACTTGTTTTTCCCGAAGGTGACGCAGACGCTTTGGTAGAACGAATACATCGCATTGCAAACGATGTAGGTCTTCAAGATGACCTGGTCGAGCGTGGGCTTACTCGCATCAAAGATTTCACGTGGGAGACAATTGCGGAAAAGACGTATCAGGTATATCAGGAATTGCTTGAAGATCCTTCGTAG
- the rplA gene encoding 50S ribosomal protein L1 — protein sequence MAKRGKRYRDIREQVDRLQLYTIDEAVSLVKNTGGAKFDETVDLASRLGIDARQADQNIRGTVALPHGTGKSARVVVFAQGDLARQAEEAGADFVGTDDLVDKIADGWLEFDATIATPDLMRSIMPKLGRVLGPRGLMPNAKAGTVTTDISETVQSIKAGQIEYRVERSSGIVHVPIGKVSFEEENLKQNLDAVMSALVAARPSSVKGRYIRSVAISATMGVSVRIDPQQFL from the coding sequence ATGGCGAAAAGAGGAAAGCGATATCGTGACATTAGAGAGCAGGTAGATAGGCTCCAACTTTATACAATAGATGAGGCTGTCTCACTCGTCAAGAATACGGGCGGTGCTAAGTTTGATGAGACTGTGGATTTGGCATCACGTCTCGGTATAGATGCTCGACAGGCAGATCAGAATATCCGAGGCACTGTTGCACTACCACACGGAACAGGGAAGTCTGCCCGTGTTGTTGTCTTCGCCCAGGGTGACCTAGCGCGACAAGCTGAAGAAGCCGGGGCAGATTTCGTTGGAACAGACGATCTTGTCGATAAAATCGCTGATGGTTGGCTTGAATTTGACGCGACAATCGCAACACCGGATCTAATGCGCAGTATCATGCCGAAACTCGGACGGGTTCTTGGCCCACGCGGTTTAATGCCGAATGCCAAGGCAGGCACGGTCACAACAGACATTTCCGAAACCGTTCAGAGTATCAAAGCTGGGCAAATCGAATACCGAGTGGAACGCTCTTCCGGTATCGTTCATGTCCCGATCGGCAAAGTCTCGTTTGAGGAAGAAAACCTTAAACAGAACCTCGATGCAGTGATGAGTGCACTCGTTGCCGCCCGTCCGTCCTCGGTGAAGGGCAGATATATTCGGAGCGTTGCTATTTCAGCAACAATGGGAGTCAGCGTTCGTATAGATCCGCAGCAATTTTTATAA
- a CDS encoding DNA glycosylase, with product MQIRNATDFSLKYTLESGQSFRWTRIDDAYHGVVKGRLLKICQIGTTLCVESSATEDETTFVPFLRHYLDIGRDVPKILTKVDNDAYIHRAIEKLWGMRILNQELWETVASFILSQNNNVPRIRGIIQRLSERFGEQLTLAGYVDYSFPNPDALATATEDELLACGTGYRASYLRDAAQAVVSGELTLTSVKQMPYLEAKRELMRRNGIGEKVADCICLFSLGHLAALPIDVWIKRIFETLYLRRHATHHEIREFAHTYFGEGVGYAQQYLFHYVHEYPNWADAEHLSLIKADITTAIENRNPS from the coding sequence ATGCAGATTCGGAATGCAACGGATTTTAGTTTGAAATATACCTTAGAATCGGGACAGTCATTTCGATGGACCCGGATAGACGATGCCTACCACGGGGTCGTGAAGGGACGCCTCCTCAAAATTTGTCAAATAGGGACTACCTTATGTGTTGAGAGTTCTGCCACTGAAGACGAAACGACCTTTGTGCCATTCCTCCGACACTATCTTGACATCGGTCGCGACGTTCCGAAGATCCTCACCAAAGTTGACAATGACGCTTACATCCACCGAGCAATTGAGAAACTTTGGGGGATGCGTATTCTGAATCAAGAACTCTGGGAAACAGTAGCATCTTTCATCCTGTCCCAGAACAACAATGTCCCTCGGATTCGTGGGATTATCCAACGACTCTCTGAACGTTTTGGTGAACAATTAACGCTCGCAGGTTATGTAGATTACAGCTTTCCGAATCCCGATGCCCTTGCGACAGCAACCGAGGATGAACTCCTTGCATGCGGGACCGGTTATAGAGCAAGTTACCTCCGCGACGCTGCACAAGCAGTTGTTAGTGGTGAACTCACACTTACATCGGTGAAGCAAATGCCATATCTTGAGGCAAAGCGTGAATTAATGCGTCGGAACGGCATTGGTGAGAAGGTAGCCGATTGTATCTGTCTGTTTTCACTTGGACATCTCGCGGCGTTGCCGATTGATGTCTGGATAAAGCGGATCTTTGAGACCCTTTATCTGCGTCGGCACGCTACACACCATGAGATACGCGAATTTGCACATACCTATTTCGGAGAGGGCGTAGGGTACGCGCAGCAGTACCTTTTTCACTACGTTCATGAATATCCAAATTGGGCAGATGCTGAACATTTGTCGCTTATCAAAGCAGATATTACTACTGCGATAGAAAATCGCAATCCATCCTGA
- the rplL gene encoding 50S ribosomal protein L7/L12, producing the protein MSADLEKMIDEISNMTVLELSELVKALEDKFGVSASAAPAVAVAGVAAPAADAEEEAAPAEEKTEFDVQLKDFGSKKIPVIKEVRAITGLGLKEAKEKVESAPVIIQEGISKEEAEKTKEQLEALDAEVEIV; encoded by the coding sequence ATGTCCGCAGATTTAGAGAAAATGATTGACGAGATTAGCAATATGACCGTTCTGGAACTTTCCGAATTGGTCAAAGCGTTAGAGGATAAATTTGGCGTAAGCGCATCAGCCGCGCCGGCTGTCGCTGTGGCAGGGGTAGCAGCACCCGCCGCTGACGCTGAAGAAGAAGCCGCTCCAGCAGAAGAGAAAACGGAGTTTGACGTTCAACTCAAGGACTTCGGTTCCAAGAAGATTCCGGTCATCAAAGAGGTTCGTGCTATTACTGGACTCGGTCTGAAGGAAGCGAAAGAGAAAGTCGAATCCGCGCCTGTCATCATTCAAGAAGGTATTTCTAAAGAAGAAGCCGAGAAGACAAAAGAGCAGCTTGAAGCCCTCGATGCTGAAGTTGAAATCGTATAG
- a CDS encoding arylsulfatase: MSDTRPNILLITTDQQRGDCVGLDPDGPDCLQTPNLDWIGRTGTHFRRGYAECPSCIPARRSLMTGTAPAANGGVGFRGAQWNPSHTLAGELSAAGYQTEMIGKLHLNPPRKRYGFDHLQLADATRGDHNDYVDWLQQYHRRNDIHPGMAHGVSANGWVGRPHHLPEEQMHTFWCIDRTLNFLKKRDPTVPFFLNISFIDPHPPLTPPVHYYQRYIQRDLPSPVVGDWAPKFDGAQKGLDPNAWEICLDEHDMYCARAAYYGMINFVDDQIGRLIQSMGGLNDCLIVFTSDHGEMLGDHNLYRKTWPYEASARVPFLIRAPAKWGYPKESVCQSPVGLQDIMPTILDAAGIGIPSICTGKSLLPIMRGDTDRVRDYLHGEHSGCYDYNHGNHYVTDGHHKYIWYSQTGREHLFNLQDDPHETHDLASLSGSEAHLTPWRNRLIEFLRDRPEGFTDGTNLIAGQKHDALLPNYQPDATYPYL; the protein is encoded by the coding sequence ATGTCTGATACCCGTCCCAACATCCTTTTAATCACCACCGATCAACAACGCGGCGACTGCGTGGGCTTAGACCCTGACGGTCCCGACTGTTTGCAGACACCAAATTTGGATTGGATCGGTCGCACCGGCACACATTTTCGCCGTGGATACGCCGAATGTCCGAGTTGTATTCCGGCTCGGCGCAGTCTGATGACCGGCACCGCACCAGCCGCCAACGGTGGCGTTGGATTTAGAGGAGCGCAGTGGAATCCATCCCACACACTGGCAGGTGAATTGTCCGCAGCCGGTTATCAAACCGAGATGATTGGCAAGCTGCATCTGAACCCACCGCGTAAACGGTACGGTTTTGACCATCTGCAACTCGCCGATGCCACCCGAGGAGATCACAACGACTACGTTGACTGGCTGCAACAATACCACCGTCGTAACGATATTCATCCAGGTATGGCACACGGTGTCTCTGCCAACGGATGGGTCGGTCGTCCCCATCACCTACCCGAAGAACAGATGCACACCTTCTGGTGCATCGACCGCACCCTCAATTTTTTGAAAAAGCGTGATCCGACAGTGCCTTTCTTTCTCAACATCTCCTTTATAGATCCACATCCACCGCTAACACCACCGGTTCACTACTACCAGCGTTACATCCAGCGGGACCTTCCTTCACCCGTGGTTGGTGACTGGGCACCCAAATTCGATGGGGCTCAAAAGGGATTGGATCCAAACGCTTGGGAAATTTGTCTCGACGAACACGATATGTACTGTGCCCGTGCGGCTTATTACGGGATGATCAACTTTGTTGACGATCAGATCGGCCGCCTGATCCAGTCCATGGGTGGGTTGAACGACTGCTTGATTGTTTTCACTTCCGACCACGGTGAGATGCTGGGCGACCACAATCTATATCGAAAAACTTGGCCCTACGAAGCATCGGCACGAGTGCCTTTTTTGATACGAGCACCGGCAAAATGGGGTTATCCGAAAGAATCAGTCTGCCAAAGCCCTGTCGGTCTGCAAGACATCATGCCCACTATTCTGGATGCAGCCGGTATTGGGATTCCCAGTATATGTACTGGCAAAAGTCTACTACCCATCATGAGAGGGGATACCGACCGAGTGAGGGACTATCTGCACGGCGAGCATTCCGGTTGTTACGATTACAATCACGGTAACCACTATGTGACCGATGGACATCACAAGTACATATGGTACTCCCAAACCGGACGGGAACACCTCTTCAATCTACAGGACGATCCGCACGAAACACACGACTTGGCAAGCCTGAGTGGATCTGAAGCTCACCTAACCCCTTGGCGGAATCGTTTAATCGAGTTTCTCCGCGACCGTCCCGAAGGCTTTACTGATGGCACAAATCTCATAGCCGGGCAAAAACATGATGCCTTGCTACCGAACTATCAACCCGACGCCACCTATCCTTACTTGTAA
- the mqnC gene encoding dehypoxanthine futalosine cyclase has product MDTNIQPILEKSVAGERLDFDDCLTLFKSHDLLALGHAADAVRQRKHPEGYVTYIVDRNINYTNWCYVDCDFCAFYRHRRDPDAYVMEREELGKKIQETLDLGGELILMQGGLHPKLKLDWYEDLLRWIKANYPIHIHGFSPPELDWFAKINRMSLREMLIRLREAGLDSIPGGGAEILTEHARNEISPKKCTADEWLEVMRQGHLVGLKSSATMMYGHVESYAERVEHLIRLRDLQDETSGFTAFICWSLQPANTRMDHIPPAGSFEYLKTLAISRLFLDNFDNFQSSWVTQGPKIGQLSLKFGANDMGGTMIEENVVSKAGTVYCMPIEEIERTIAELGYIPKRRNFFYELLN; this is encoded by the coding sequence ATGGATACAAATATCCAACCTATCCTCGAAAAATCCGTTGCAGGAGAACGGTTAGACTTTGATGACTGCCTGACGCTCTTCAAAAGCCATGACCTACTTGCGTTAGGGCACGCTGCGGATGCCGTTCGGCAACGGAAACACCCCGAAGGCTATGTCACTTATATTGTTGACCGAAATATCAACTACACCAATTGGTGTTATGTTGACTGTGATTTCTGTGCTTTCTATCGTCATCGCCGGGACCCCGATGCCTATGTTATGGAGCGGGAAGAACTGGGAAAAAAAATACAGGAAACGCTTGATCTTGGCGGTGAGTTGATTTTGATGCAGGGAGGTCTCCACCCAAAACTCAAACTGGATTGGTATGAAGATCTCCTCCGCTGGATTAAAGCGAATTACCCCATCCATATTCATGGATTCTCCCCACCGGAGTTGGATTGGTTCGCCAAGATAAACCGTATGTCGTTGCGAGAGATGCTTATCCGCTTGCGAGAGGCTGGACTTGATTCAATTCCGGGGGGTGGTGCTGAGATCCTCACGGAACATGCACGCAACGAGATTAGTCCTAAGAAGTGCACCGCCGACGAATGGTTAGAAGTCATGCGTCAGGGACATCTCGTCGGACTCAAGTCAAGCGCAACGATGATGTATGGACATGTAGAAAGTTACGCCGAACGTGTTGAGCACCTCATCAGGCTGCGCGATTTGCAAGATGAAACAAGCGGATTCACGGCTTTTATCTGTTGGTCACTACAACCCGCCAATACCCGTATGGACCATATACCACCCGCCGGAAGTTTTGAGTATCTCAAAACACTTGCTATTTCGCGATTGTTCTTGGACAACTTCGACAACTTTCAATCCTCGTGGGTAACCCAAGGTCCGAAGATCGGACAACTGTCGCTTAAATTCGGGGCAAATGACATGGGCGGCACGATGATTGAGGAGAATGTCGTCAGCAAAGCAGGAACGGTTTACTGTATGCCCATCGAGGAAATCGAGCGGACTATAGCGGAACTCGGATATATTCCCAAACGCCGTAACTTCTTCTACGAACTCCTTAACTAA
- the rplK gene encoding 50S ribosomal protein L11: MAKKVAGEVKLQLVSGQATPQPPVGPSLAPYMINLQEFIKSFNAQTQHQTGMVVTTIVTCYSDRSFTFAVKSPPAAILLKSAAKIAKGSGEPNRNKVATVTMDQIREIAQTKLPDLNTTDLEAAVRMVEGTARSMGLTINN; the protein is encoded by the coding sequence ATGGCAAAAAAAGTAGCAGGTGAAGTTAAACTCCAGTTGGTATCCGGACAGGCAACCCCGCAACCGCCTGTCGGTCCGAGTCTCGCGCCTTATATGATTAATCTACAGGAGTTTATCAAATCGTTTAATGCCCAGACGCAACACCAAACCGGAATGGTAGTGACAACTATTGTCACTTGTTATAGCGATCGGTCGTTTACCTTTGCCGTAAAATCACCACCCGCTGCGATCTTACTCAAATCAGCGGCAAAGATTGCCAAGGGTTCCGGCGAACCTAACCGAAACAAGGTTGCCACCGTCACAATGGATCAGATTCGCGAGATCGCGCAGACGAAATTACCTGACTTAAATACGACAGACTTAGAAGCAGCAGTGCGGATGGTGGAAGGGACTGCTCGCAGTATGGGGTTGACAATTAATAATTAA
- a CDS encoding peptidyl-prolyl cis-trans isomerase, whose protein sequence is MIIFLREKFIAQLFMWVIAIVFLVGTVFLYSNTRGGGEGPEGEVVLRINNTEVKRGEFENAVANAMESQRRSQQRFGPAPDLEQTQKSVIDRLVQQTILGSVDIGYSEIERYIRSDATRVNQYNLYQQYGAVDLYTENIRLQLSSTALRDSVQGLELVTDIEAEQAYRLESDKAKVKFIEFNYNDYASIIEVDDAEAKAYFEENRDDYKIEEQINVKFVKVNPADFVSDEEVRTYYEENQAEFTTPEAVKARHILKKFPDNATDEQKVETKAAAEELLKTINTELAAGADFAELAKTHSEGPSSVQGGALRGRNPKLPPGDYFTRGEMVKPFEEAAFDTLEPGKVSGLVETDFGYHIIKLEERRAPEVQPFAQVQYEIQQRLVQVSGVDEAKRIADDLLFEIEIQDYDEALALERYKDLSLTALETGLFSRNATTIPQIGARWGYQGLIEELFDTEVNVIKVIDAKKSNGEQVEAYFVAKVLEKKPAAIPPFEEIKTEVIEGRKTGETDGLRREKAKEWAFTDAQNLFNQRVDLTSLDALLEKYETPEGLAADRLSVQESNLFVLSPSSDYIAGMGNSSETMFAAFRLKVDEIGGPFKGGNAVYIIQLVEREEPDIATFETDPAEKTRHRQALIQAKKREAYLNWFAARKKESELWIHPDYR, encoded by the coding sequence ATGATTATCTTTCTACGCGAAAAATTTATTGCGCAGCTCTTTATGTGGGTAATCGCCATTGTGTTTCTGGTAGGAACCGTGTTCCTCTATAGCAACACGCGGGGTGGAGGTGAAGGTCCGGAGGGAGAGGTCGTTCTCAGGATTAATAACACAGAAGTCAAGCGCGGAGAGTTTGAAAACGCTGTTGCCAATGCCATGGAATCTCAAAGACGGAGCCAACAGCGGTTCGGTCCTGCACCTGACTTGGAGCAAACGCAGAAATCGGTAATTGACCGCTTGGTACAACAAACTATTCTCGGAAGTGTAGATATCGGTTATTCGGAAATAGAACGCTACATCCGAAGCGATGCAACCCGAGTCAACCAGTACAATCTTTATCAACAATATGGAGCGGTAGACCTGTATACAGAGAATATTCGCTTGCAACTTAGTTCGACTGCACTTCGAGACAGTGTTCAGGGACTTGAGTTAGTGACTGATATCGAAGCCGAACAGGCGTATCGACTGGAATCAGATAAGGCGAAAGTCAAATTTATTGAATTTAATTACAACGACTACGCCTCAATAATTGAGGTTGATGACGCGGAAGCGAAAGCCTATTTTGAAGAAAATCGGGACGATTATAAAATTGAAGAGCAGATAAATGTAAAGTTTGTTAAGGTGAATCCTGCTGATTTCGTTTCAGATGAAGAGGTCAGGACGTATTACGAGGAAAATCAAGCGGAATTTACAACGCCAGAGGCGGTCAAAGCACGCCACATCTTAAAAAAGTTCCCTGACAACGCAACCGATGAACAGAAGGTGGAAACCAAAGCCGCTGCGGAGGAGCTCCTTAAAACTATCAATACAGAACTTGCGGCGGGTGCGGATTTCGCCGAACTTGCAAAGACGCATTCAGAGGGTCCCTCCAGTGTTCAAGGGGGCGCGTTGAGAGGCAGGAACCCGAAACTTCCACCCGGTGACTACTTCACACGTGGCGAAATGGTGAAACCCTTTGAGGAAGCGGCTTTTGATACATTGGAGCCGGGAAAAGTCAGCGGCTTAGTTGAAACGGATTTTGGGTATCACATCATTAAATTAGAGGAGAGGAGAGCACCAGAGGTTCAACCTTTCGCTCAAGTTCAATATGAGATCCAGCAAAGACTCGTTCAGGTAAGTGGCGTTGACGAGGCAAAAAGGATCGCGGACGACCTTTTGTTTGAGATTGAGATTCAGGACTATGACGAGGCACTCGCGCTTGAAAGGTATAAGGACCTCTCCCTTACTGCCTTGGAAACCGGACTCTTCAGCCGAAATGCCACGACTATTCCGCAGATTGGTGCGAGATGGGGATATCAAGGATTAATTGAAGAACTTTTTGATACGGAAGTAAATGTAATAAAAGTGATTGATGCAAAAAAATCAAATGGGGAACAGGTAGAGGCTTATTTCGTTGCTAAGGTCCTTGAGAAAAAACCGGCAGCTATCCCACCCTTTGAAGAGATAAAAACAGAGGTGATTGAGGGAAGAAAAACAGGTGAGACTGACGGACTACGAAGAGAGAAAGCAAAGGAATGGGCATTTACGGATGCACAAAATCTGTTCAATCAACGAGTTGACCTCACATCTTTGGATGCTTTGCTTGAGAAGTATGAAACACCCGAAGGATTAGCAGCAGACCGGCTTTCCGTCCAAGAAAGTAATCTGTTCGTACTGAGTCCAAGCAGTGACTACATCGCTGGTATGGGAAATTCGTCGGAAACCATGTTCGCGGCATTTCGTTTGAAAGTAGACGAAATCGGAGGTCCCTTCAAGGGCGGCAATGCTGTCTACATCATTCAACTTGTTGAGCGTGAGGAACCGGATATCGCAACGTTTGAAACGGATCCAGCCGAGAAAACTCGGCACCGTCAAGCACTTATTCAAGCGAAAAAGCGGGAAGCATATTTGAATTGGTTCGCAGCACGTAAAAAGGAGAGCGAACTCTGGATCCATCCAGACTATCGTTAG
- the rpmG gene encoding 50S ribosomal protein L33 has translation MPRDIVTLACDVCSQRNYVTTRNRRTNQSRYERKKYCRFCRKHTPHKETR, from the coding sequence ATGCCTAGAGACATTGTAACATTAGCATGTGATGTATGCAGTCAACGGAATTATGTAACAACTCGGAACCGTCGGACAAACCAATCTCGATATGAACGAAAGAAATACTGTCGGTTCTGTCGGAAGCATACCCCCCATAAGGAAACGCGATAG
- the rplJ gene encoding 50S ribosomal protein L10, with the protein MPNEANVHQTEQIREIFDSADVVLLTDFQGLTVAEISELRNQLRAAGVRYKVCKNTLVNVVAQERGIEGLAPYLKGNTALATGTDPATSSKILLEFGEEHENFKIKGGILGTQVIDPAGVESLQDMPSREVLIGKTVGLISAPLTGLVRTLDQGSPITGMVNVLSGTIRQVTSVLTQVTDQKKEAENA; encoded by the coding sequence ATGCCGAATGAGGCGAATGTTCATCAGACAGAGCAAATTCGTGAGATTTTTGACAGTGCTGATGTCGTTCTGCTAACAGACTTTCAGGGACTTACCGTCGCGGAAATTAGCGAGCTGCGCAATCAGCTCCGAGCAGCGGGTGTCCGCTATAAAGTCTGTAAGAACACATTAGTAAACGTCGTTGCACAAGAGAGAGGCATTGAAGGGTTAGCACCTTATCTCAAAGGAAATACAGCACTTGCTACTGGCACAGACCCGGCGACATCCTCAAAAATCTTGCTTGAATTTGGCGAAGAGCACGAAAATTTTAAGATCAAAGGCGGGATTCTTGGAACACAGGTGATCGACCCAGCAGGTGTTGAGTCACTCCAAGATATGCCCTCACGGGAAGTCCTGATTGGCAAGACCGTCGGTCTCATCAGTGCCCCGCTTACCGGACTTGTCCGGACTCTCGATCAAGGTTCACCTATTACAGGTATGGTGAACGTACTCAGTGGAACGATACGTCAGGTAACCTCTGTACTCACACAGGTTACTGACCAAAAGAAAGAGGCGGAGAACGCCTAA
- the rpoZ gene encoding DNA-directed RNA polymerase subunit omega has product MSEVIYNEDLVKQVSNKYLAVNVAAKRARDINASGLPVAPANASDKKKKPVAVATQELIDGKLQFEKSEAKAPVPNTPSIFTDSQDSDDGSDIFDEELLAREQDTDAEEREEGL; this is encoded by the coding sequence ATGAGTGAAGTGATTTACAATGAGGACTTAGTGAAACAGGTATCAAATAAATACCTTGCAGTAAATGTTGCCGCGAAACGCGCGAGAGATATAAATGCAAGCGGTTTGCCTGTCGCACCTGCGAACGCTTCGGACAAAAAGAAAAAACCTGTTGCCGTTGCGACACAAGAATTGATCGATGGTAAACTCCAATTTGAAAAAAGCGAAGCCAAAGCACCTGTTCCAAATACACCGTCAATTTTTACCGACTCACAGGACTCAGATGACGGGAGTGATATATTCGATGAGGAACTCCTCGCACGTGAACAAGATACTGATGCAGAGGAGCGCGAAGAAGGACTTTAG